The following are from one region of the Pirellulales bacterium genome:
- a CDS encoding von Willebrand factor type A domain-containing protein, whose translation MNQEPDRDESLPNDLTAGPSANGELHDGESLLTAYALGELADSERAEVESRLHESAEERYTAEQTARLGKLLRKLTVESPLPERSSELREAVLAALESPPQSERPVHLPDRYPRRRFWLPFSLAASLLVTCGTLFGLMKPKHAEKVVAQGEKVRVAYGPQGSDVTDLAAIDKADEAVQNRATYELESRTDVPGQFKRSNPPRSIDEMGAAPTMTPNVELRLEGRPSPAKSTLLAKYGVAPVPAEPPQVLTQGGDVTFPQPPGSQRNLPGQARPGLFDTVANGGFAGGMLGGGMQAGRGEQRGGKQSGGQRSQDEQQAMDRSVSRLSRRDGEFRHGRDAQGGQAEVTKAEADVATAKASHEFRVKSGFANAQALAAHDSIVVPNTESYAALVENPFLKPTEHPLSTFSVDVDTASYTNVRRYLNSHVMPPPDAVRIEELINYFQYDYPQPEGETPFSITTDVADCPWNAEHRLLRVGLKGREVPADQRPAGNLVFLLDVSGSMDAPNKLPLVKEAMYLLIDKLTENDRVAIVVYAGNSGLVLPPTNGTNKAAIRQAIGQLTAGGSTNGGQGLQMAYDTAQSQFVKGGTNRVILATDGDFNVGVVDPNDLVRLIEERAKSGVFLSALGFGIGNLKDGTLEKLADKGNGNYAYIDTLAEARRVLVEQLSGTLVTIAKDVKLQIEFNPAQAAEYRLIGYEDRVMPHQDFHDDRKDAGEIGAGHTVTALYEIVPAQRAVGPGGEPLKYQRSGPPTPAADGGELATLKLRYKDPEGQQSRLLEHVITDRRPRQVAASSDLNFAAAVAAFGMLLRESPYRGDATYAKVLALAEQGLSGDPNGYRSEFIELLRQAREISGKE comes from the coding sequence ATGAACCAAGAACCCGATCGCGACGAATCCCTTCCCAACGACTTGACCGCCGGCCCTTCCGCCAATGGCGAACTGCACGACGGCGAATCGTTGTTGACGGCCTACGCGCTGGGCGAGCTGGCCGATAGCGAGCGTGCCGAAGTCGAATCCCGGCTGCACGAATCGGCCGAAGAGCGGTATACGGCCGAGCAAACGGCACGCCTGGGCAAATTGCTGCGAAAGTTGACGGTGGAGTCACCGCTGCCGGAGCGGTCGTCGGAGCTGCGCGAAGCTGTGTTGGCCGCGCTGGAAAGTCCGCCGCAGTCGGAGCGGCCTGTGCATTTGCCCGACCGCTATCCTCGCCGCCGCTTCTGGCTGCCGTTCAGCCTGGCCGCCTCGCTGCTCGTCACGTGTGGCACGCTGTTCGGTTTGATGAAGCCGAAGCACGCCGAGAAAGTCGTGGCACAGGGCGAGAAAGTGCGCGTAGCGTATGGTCCGCAAGGCTCTGACGTTACTGATCTTGCGGCGATTGACAAGGCCGATGAAGCCGTACAAAACCGTGCGACTTATGAGCTCGAGTCGCGGACCGATGTCCCAGGGCAATTTAAGCGTTCTAACCCGCCGCGATCGATCGATGAGATGGGCGCGGCTCCGACCATGACTCCCAACGTTGAACTCAGACTTGAGGGACGGCCTTCACCAGCGAAGTCAACGCTGCTGGCAAAGTATGGCGTCGCACCGGTTCCTGCGGAACCGCCCCAGGTACTCACACAAGGCGGTGATGTAACGTTTCCGCAACCCCCGGGCTCACAGCGCAACCTCCCAGGCCAGGCACGGCCAGGGCTATTCGATACTGTGGCTAACGGCGGGTTCGCGGGCGGCATGCTCGGTGGCGGCATGCAAGCGGGCCGCGGTGAGCAACGCGGCGGAAAGCAAAGTGGCGGGCAGCGTAGCCAAGATGAACAACAAGCGATGGACAGGAGCGTATCGCGGCTGTCTCGGCGTGACGGCGAGTTTCGTCATGGCCGCGACGCACAAGGCGGCCAAGCAGAAGTCACTAAGGCGGAAGCCGACGTGGCAACGGCCAAGGCAAGCCACGAGTTCCGTGTGAAGTCCGGCTTCGCGAACGCGCAAGCCCTGGCAGCCCACGACAGCATTGTTGTTCCCAACACCGAATCCTACGCCGCCCTCGTCGAAAACCCCTTCCTCAAACCCACCGAGCATCCGCTCTCGACGTTCTCGGTCGACGTCGATACGGCCTCGTACACCAACGTGCGGCGGTACTTGAACTCGCACGTCATGCCGCCGCCCGATGCCGTACGAATCGAAGAGCTGATCAACTACTTCCAATACGATTATCCCCAGCCCGAAGGCGAGACGCCGTTCTCCATCACCACCGACGTGGCCGATTGCCCGTGGAACGCCGAGCATCGGCTGCTGCGGGTGGGACTCAAGGGGCGCGAGGTGCCCGCCGATCAGCGGCCGGCCGGCAACCTGGTGTTTCTGCTCGACGTGTCGGGCTCGATGGACGCCCCCAACAAGCTGCCGCTGGTCAAAGAGGCCATGTATCTCTTGATCGACAAGCTGACCGAGAACGATCGCGTGGCGATCGTCGTCTACGCCGGCAATTCGGGCCTGGTGCTGCCGCCCACCAACGGCACGAACAAGGCCGCCATCCGCCAGGCCATTGGGCAGCTTACGGCCGGCGGCTCGACCAATGGCGGGCAAGGGCTGCAAATGGCCTACGACACCGCCCAGTCGCAGTTCGTCAAGGGCGGCACCAATCGCGTCATCCTGGCCACCGACGGCGACTTTAACGTGGGCGTCGTCGATCCCAACGACCTGGTGCGGCTGATCGAAGAGCGGGCTAAGAGCGGTGTGTTTCTCAGCGCGCTGGGCTTCGGTATCGGCAACCTCAAAGACGGCACGCTGGAAAAACTGGCCGACAAGGGAAACGGCAACTACGCCTACATCGACACGCTGGCCGAGGCCCGCCGCGTGCTGGTCGAGCAGTTGTCGGGCACGCTGGTGACCATCGCCAAAGACGTGAAGCTGCAGATCGAGTTCAATCCGGCCCAGGCCGCCGAGTATCGGCTGATCGGATACGAAGACCGCGTCATGCCGCACCAGGATTTTCACGACGACCGCAAAGACGCCGGCGAGATCGGCGCCGGGCACACGGTGACGGCGCTGTATGAGATCGTGCCGGCCCAGCGTGCCGTGGGTCCGGGCGGCGAGCCGCTCAAGTATCAGCGGTCCGGGCCTCCGACGCCCGCGGCTGACGGCGGCGAGCTGGCCACGCTCAAGCTGCGCTATAAAGATCCGGAGGGCCAGCAGAGCCGGCTGCTGGAGCACGTCATCACCGATCGCCGACCGCGGCAGGTCGCGGCCAGCAGCGATCTGAACTTCGCCGCGGCCGTGGCGGCCTTCGGCATGCTGCTGCGCGAGTCGCCCTATCGCGGCGACGCGACGTATGCCAAAGTGCTGGCGCTGGCCGAGCAGGGCCTTTCGGGAGACCCCAACGGCTATCGCTCGGAGTTCATCGAGCTGTTGCGGCAGGCACGCGAGATTTCGGGCAAAGAGTGA